CTTTAAATAGAATGATTGAACTGTTTTGTTTCGATCATTATAAAAGCCCTAAAGCTATTGATGGCCCTAATCATCTATCTAATTATACCAGAGATATATCTAAACTTTTTATCGTAGTCTTGTCGTTCGAATTAGATGTGAAATCTGAAATAAAGCTAAAACAAGTGAATAAAATTGCTGCACACATAGCGAGCAAAGGCGATATTAAAACGTGGTTAAGAGCAAAATAATACCCTTCGCATAATGCGGATTATGTGTAAATACCACAAGTGGCCTGCTTGCCTGTTCCAGTGTCGCAAGCAGGTAAATATTCAACATAATCACGTTGCTATTATGCGCAGTGATGTAATAAGTCCCAGATAGAGATGTCAGGTTTGTAATATCGTTATTGATATCAAAACCCTGTCCCTGGTACTCCAATTTGATATCAAAAACCCGTGCGCTACGTGAAATCTGAAAAACTTTACCAGTATTGTTACTGTAGATTTCACACAGCGCGATGTCTATTTAGATGCTTGATTACTAATGTTTTTATCTGACTTCAAGAATTCCAGTTCTTTCAAGTATGCGAATATTTTTGCATAACCAATGAAAGCTTGTTCATCACCATCAGTAAAATCTTGTGATAATAATTCTTCATGTAAAAATATTATTGATTCTTTAATATCATCGAACTCGATAGAAATTTCTTTGCTCGCTGGATAACATTGTTCACCAGAACGATAAAATAAAGCGCTGTCTGTCAGATGATTATTTGCGATAGTTAATTCATGTTCCGTCATATTATTTCACCGTGTGTGTTGGACAATTTTCTTGAGCTGCAACGGCTCGATTCTTACAACGTTTACCTAATTTAGTTTTAGATTCGCATCGTGAAACGTCTTCTTGGCCAACGTATTTATAATTAAATGGTTCTTGTTCACTAAGTCGTTCTTGTTTTTCGTAGATCTCAATTTTAAAGTAATTCCAGTTTGAATCTGGCTGACCATGCGACATTATTTGTGCTGAACCATCATCATTTTCTCTAATCCACATGCCCGTCTGATTTTCAATTCTTGGTGCTAGTAATCTAGTATTTACATTTTCTTCAACGTGACCAGCTAACGAACCGCCAGTAAATCGAATTGTTGTTTTTCCATGAGGCATCTTAATATCCTTTTATAGATCGAGTTCAATTGGCTTAATGGTTAATCCAAAACGTTTTAGTTCTAGGCCACCGTAGTTATTAATCGCAAAACTTGAAGCATCAACTGAGTATGTTCCGGCACCATATGGCAGTTGACCGTCTTGAACAGATAGCTTCATTTCAACTGGGAATTTACCGCCTAAGTGAGCATATGCAATTTGCTCGTTAAAGCTTCGACCCGGTTTACCGTCTTTAGGTGGTAAAGTTCGAGTGATTAGATCAACATTTTCAGGGAATATTTCTATGTGTAACATGTGACAGCCTCCTAGGCATAAGCTTTAAATGGTAATATATTTGATTGTGCAACAACTGGTAAGTGGTACCAATCAGGTACGTTTAAATGTTTTATTTCAATCACTTGTGAGCGCTTTAGTGTCGGGCATATACGGCTGACATCGAATTGCTGACCGATATCAATACCGATCACTTTTAAGCGTGCTTTATGTTCATAAAACTGAGAATTTGATAACATATTTCTTAAATCAGTACCGTGCTGCCACATTGTAAAGTAGCTCATGGTCGTGTTTGCTTGTCGCAATGTTTTAACCGCTGAGGCTTCAAGTAGTTGATGTGCAATGGATTGATGTTCATCGTGTGAAATATGTATTGTTTTCATAGCTTTATCGATCTCTTGAAGATGTGGTATGAAGTCTTTTTCTGAGACTGCACCGTAAAATTGTAAGTTATATCGTTTTAATAATGATTGGCGTAAGCTGTGTTCTTCACGAACTACGCCTTTTTGTTCACAATAGTTAATTAAATCATGTATATAACTAAGTCTTTCTGGCTGGATTACGTCTCTTTTTCGTTCATCTTTTTGTAAATGCCGTTTAAGCTCGACTGCTTTATTATAAAGTTTGGTCATATTCCAAGTTGAAGCTTCACCCCAGTTGCAGGTATTTCCATCGGGGTAAAGCTTAGGTTTGCGCCCTCGCCCAATTTGCATTGATGACATTCCACGGATAAATGATTGCTCATTTCCCTTGCCTACTTCATGGTTAACCGTCCAATCAATTGCTGTAATTTCAGCACCATTACCGACCAGTTGAGATGCTTTACCTTCTGGTGTTTGACGATGGTACATTTTGGTATTTTTTGTGAATGCTGGCAGTCCATGTTTAGCCAGAATATGGTTAAAAACTTCGACACATTCATCTAATGTTTTCAATCCAAAAAGATTGTCCATACGCTGCCAACGTGAAGGATTTCCTTCAACTCGAACTCTTACACCATCACATCGGATCGTTAGTTTCGTTGAATGTGAGCCTTCAATGATCTTTTGATTTACAGATGTAGGTAATTTCTCACCCGTTTCTAGATCGATTTTTTCAATAACATGACGACCTACAAGGGGTAACCCACCTTGTAAATGATCTTGCTGTATGAAAAGTCGGTCTATAAAAAACAATGTATGGAAATCCTGTCAATGCAAATGTTGGTATATATTAATGTACCTTATAGTAAACATTTATCACATGCAATGATTGTGGTTTATATTTATGGTGTATAGTGAATATAAATATGTATCAATAAGGAGTTTTAGGTGATTGGTTCTGTACTTAAGGAAGCTAGAGAGGCTATAAATCTATCTCAAAATAAAATAGCTGAAGCTGTTGGAGTAACTAAGCAAACCTACTTAAAGTGGGAAAATGATGTTACCGAACCTAAAGCTTCTCAAGTCACAAAGCTAGCCAAAGCATTGAATATTTCAGAAACTGAAATCTGCCAAGGTAAGCTAAATAGTAAAATGCCCCTAGAGAAGTTTATTGTTCAACTGGCTCAAATAGGAGCAGGTTCGAGTCTTGAAGCACTTAGAATTTGGGAGCAAATTCCAGACCATGGGCAATTTCTTCTAAGCCTTGTTGATGGCGATATTTCTAAAGATAAAGAAGATTTGATAGACGCCTTGAGTTAGTCGATAGTCCGGAATTCCGGAGTTAGTTTGGGTGTAACAGGAACCCAAACTTAAAAACCCCCTTTTTCGCTCATCGCTCGATTGTCGAATAAGAGACATATTATGCGAATCAATCCCCCGCTGCGCGGAGTCTCAACACGCATAACATGCCTGTATAAAGCGTTCGTGCATAAAGCATTATCTAGGTGGGGAAAATCAGTAAAGTGATCATAGCGAAGCATTGACGCACAATCTTAGCCAAAAGATTGGTTTAGCAGAAAGATGGGTAACGGCTACGCCTATGTAACAGATAACCTCTGTCACATGTAACAGCTATTCATTAACTATAAACAGAGTAAATATTACTAGGTAATAAATACTTTAATGATGTACGGGTATATTTATATCCGTGTTTTCTCGTTGCTCAGCCTTCGCCCTCGAAAGTCACGTCATAAATAAACCTTGAATCAAATTTGGAATTTGATAGTTAAACATAAGCTTTTGATATTACCGTATAAAAATAATAAAACACTGTATATATTCTGAATATTAGACAGAGTACTCTTTGATCTTCTCATAAATTCTAAAACTATTAATCATATAAGGAATTATTGGCTAAATGAAATTAACAATAATAGACCCCGAATTAAACCTTCATCAATTACCAGCCTTTATAATTACAGCCTTTAGTGGAATTATACTTGCTGCCATACTTACTGCCCAAGTATGGCCGTTAGCACCACAGGTAATAAGTGATTACACCACTATTAATTATGTTGCATTTGAAATTCTTAAATTACCATGTGCAATTATAGCCGTAACTCTTTCTTTATTAATTATCATAGGAACAATGCATCGTTCAGCTCAGACTGTAAGGCAAATTAAAATAGCTACTAAACAAAATGACATTTCAAATTATTACAAGCACTTAGATGAGTTTAGAACTTATGTTTTAGCTAATGAAAAGCTTATAAAAGCATATGAAAATAATTCAATAAAACGAATACATGACAAAATATGGGCCAATTACCTTAATAATAATTACAACATCGAAATCATAAGTGAAATTCAAGATAAGTATGAAAATATATTCAATGTAATTATACAGGAGGAACACACACTCCAAGACTGTGAAGAGTGGGAAGATTCTTTAAATAGAATGATTGAACTGTTTTGTTTCGATCATTATAAAAGCCCTAAAGCTATTGATGGCCCTAATCATCTATCTAATTATACCAGAGATATATCTAAACTTTTTATCGTAGTCTTGTCGTTCGAATTAGATGTGAAATCTGAAATAAAGCTAAAACAAGTGAATAAAATTGCTGCACACATAGCGAGCAAAGGCGATATTAAAACGTGGTTAAGAGCAAAATAATACCCTTCGCATAATGCGGATTATGTGTAAATACCACAAGTGGCCTGCTTGCCTGTTCCAGTGTCGCAAGCAGGTAAATATTCAACATAATCACGTTGCTATTATGCGCAGTGTTGTGTTAAACCCAATAGAGGTGTCAGGATTGGCACCGTTAGAAATGTCATGTTCATTAGCCATTATTCTGTTCAAACCATTCTATTTACTACAAAATTACCGTGCGCTACGTGAAATCTGAAATGTTTTGCCAGTATTGTTACAGCAGATTTCACACAGCGCGCATGTTATTTTCGGGTTTGATTATTAAAATTACCTAGCTGACTTTAAATGTTCGAGTTCTTTTGAGCACGTGAATATTTTTGCATAGCCATCAAGTTTCGTTCATCATCGTCATCAATATCTTGTGATAACAATAACACACGCTACGTAAAATCTAAGTTAGCTTTCCTTGTGATTACCAACGTGATTTACACAGCGCTCATTATAGATTTGTATTATCAATAAATAGATTCTGTGATCACTTGTCTGTTTTTGATTTAGGAATCGATTAGCTAAATTTGGATTTACAGTTCTTAACCTGGTAATAATTTTTGCTGACCATTAAATATGATTTTGTTTATCAGGCATCATTCAATGCGAATTCGTATTAGATCAATATGACTGAACCAATCTAATTCTAAATATACTAATTGGAATTTAAGATGCTATTTTGAATCGATCCTACGTTAATTTTACTAACTAGGATGTTACTTACTGATTCAGATTTCACGTAGCGTCACGTAAAATAGCTATGCTATTGATTAAACTATTAATAATAACGCTAAAGTCTCGATTTTGCGGAACGTCAATTAACACTGTGTTTATATACAGTTGAATATCTACCCCCGTAAAACTCTGACTTTTAATTATAGTTTAGAAATATTTGGTACAAGCTCCCTATCCTTTTTTATGCTGATAAGACGTTTAAATGTTAAGCTCGCACATAAGAATGGTTGTATATAATGATTCGTTTTTGGTGCATTATTGGCGTTAATCATGCCTAATGGTTGATTTATGACTCATTAAATAAGCTTGTATTTAATGCGCCATTTTAGGTTCATTATAACCACTTTGCGGTATAATGAGTATGTAGAACACATAACTAAGCCGAATCAAATTTAGAACCTTATGGCGTAATTTAGGGCTTTGATATTACTGTATAAGAGCAAAGACACTCTTTAGATTCTAATTTGGATTAAAATAGTTAACCTTGAGAAATCCAGCGATCTTGGCAAAACCGTATTGCTGCAGAGAGTTAACCCCCGTAAGACAGTAAGGGGGCTTCGCCTGATATTTCAGTTTCCGCTATAAATGCACAATAAGGGAATCATATATGAGCATTATATATATTTTATTCGGTTTTTTAATTTTAGTGTTGGTAGCAATCTATATGGTATTAAATAGTCTTCTGTCTCAACTTCAAAACAGTGGAAACACTATTAATGCGTATGGTGAAGAATACATGCAACAAAGGAACCTTGTTGAACGGCAAAGTGAAGCGCTAGAATTAATTGCTGATAATATGGAAGAAGTAAAAAGAGATGTGAAAGAGATGAAGGATGTTGCCGATATTTTCTATAAATATAAGCTACCTGATAGAGAAGAACGTGAATTTATAGACAAGATGTTAATTCAAGAAGAAGTTTTTGATGGTGTGAACAAAGCAATGTATAAAAACAAAAAAACCACTGTATAAAGTTTCAAAATGAAACAAGAGTACACTATTAAAGATAGTGTA
This Moritella sp. 5 DNA region includes the following protein-coding sequences:
- a CDS encoding single-stranded DNA-binding protein — its product is MLHIEIFPENVDLITRTLPPKDGKPGRSFNEQIAYAHLGGKFPVEMKLSVQDGQLPYGAGTYSVDASSFAINNYGGLELKRFGLTIKPIELDL
- a CDS encoding phage/plasmid replication protein, II/X family, which encodes MFFIDRLFIQQDHLQGGLPLVGRHVIEKIDLETGEKLPTSVNQKIIEGSHSTKLTIRCDGVRVRVEGNPSRWQRMDNLFGLKTLDECVEVFNHILAKHGLPAFTKNTKMYHRQTPEGKASQLVGNGAEITAIDWTVNHEVGKGNEQSFIRGMSSMQIGRGRKPKLYPDGNTCNWGEASTWNMTKLYNKAVELKRHLQKDERKRDVIQPERLSYIHDLINYCEQKGVVREEHSLRQSLLKRYNLQFYGAVSEKDFIPHLQEIDKAMKTIHISHDEHQSIAHQLLEASAVKTLRQANTTMSYFTMWQHGTDLRNMLSNSQFYEHKARLKVIGIDIGQQFDVSRICPTLKRSQVIEIKHLNVPDWYHLPVVAQSNILPFKAYA
- a CDS encoding helix-turn-helix transcriptional regulator, whose amino-acid sequence is MIGSVLKEAREAINLSQNKIAEAVGVTKQTYLKWENDVTEPKASQVTKLAKALNISETEICQGKLNSKMPLEKFIVQLAQIGAGSSLEALRIWEQIPDHGQFLLSLVDGDISKDKEDLIDALS